The Pedobacter frigiditerrae genomic sequence CTCATCTTTATTCCGATAGCAATTGGCTTAGTGATTTTTGGTAAATATGCCTTAGCAGGTGAATATGAAAAATTGCCAGAGAGCTCTGAGGAGATATAATTAACATAATTGCTATAACACAAAAGGAAGCTTTCTCAAGAGAGCTTCCTTTTGTGTTATTAGGTAAATTGAAAATATTAGACGTACAATTACCTATAAGATGTACTCATCATTAATTGGTTTGATTGGCTCTGGAATGTCTTGCCCACCCATCATTTGTAGTAAATTAATTTCTATAGTTCTAGAGATATGATTAAGCGGTAAACCAGATGATTTGTTGTCGAACGGATTAACTAATCTCATCCCATTTATTTGAGTAGATACAAAAACAAAACCTATTAACCAGCCCATAAAAATACTCCAATAACCCATATCCTGACTAATTACCAAAGTAAAAGTTACTACAAATAACCATATAAAAACTTTAGTTAAATAGCTATATGTAGTTGGAAATATGGTGTTTTTTATACGCTCACATCCGCCCATACTATCAGTTAATTTTACCAACATTTCGTTGATTTCCATAAACTTAAACCCATCAATTTTATTCTCTTTATATAGCTTTTGCAATTCCATTGCCTGAATGTTTAAGATTGCATTATGCTTATTGGTATGCCTTTCTACTTCTAACTTATCAAATTCAGTTAAGTATTTTGTATAAATTTCATCTACTGTGTTGCGAAGATTAGCTTTTAAAGCGTAAATAAAAGAAATATGTCTGCAAACCATTCTATGGGCAGTTTCTTCATCCTCAACAAAGTTGATTAAATTTCTAGTTAAACTCCTTGAGTCATTAACTATTGCTCCCCAAATTTTACGAGCTTCCCACCATCTATCGTAAGCCTGGTTGTTATTAAAACCAATAAAAAATGCAATTGCAGTACCCAATACCGTAGGGATAATGGTAGAAATTTGAAAGTGATGTGCAATTAAATATTCTCTTACAAAATATGCAGCTGTACAAGAAATAATCATAATTACATCAACTTTCCAAGTATCAATTAATACTCTACTCAGCCTAATATTTTGTACAATTAGCATAATTATCTTTTATAAAACTCGAACTAATAATCCTTTTAAATATTCTCCTTCTGGGAAAGACAAACGTACAGGATGGTCTTCAGGCTGAGAAAATTGTCTAATTACCTGAACTTCTTTGCCAGCATCTAAAGCAGCCCAAGCAATAATTTGTTTAAAGGTTTCAATATCTACTGCGCCAGAACAAGAAAAAGTAGCCAACAGACCACCACTTTCTAGTAACAATAATCCTAATCTATTTAAATCTTTGTAAGCACGAGCAGCTCTATCTAAAGCAGAGCGAGATGGTGCATATTTTGGTGGGTCTAACACAACGATATCGAACTTTTTTCCTTCTTCTTTAAAAGCTCTTAACTGCTTATTTACATCAGATTGGATAGCGATATGGTTTTTTGAATCGAATTTGTTCAGTTCTATATTTTGCTTCAAGGTTTCAATTGCTAAGGCAGAACTATCAACACTTGTTACAGCATTTGCTCCATTTTTAAAAGCATTTAAACTAAAGCCACCACTGTAGCTAAAGCAATCTAATACGGTTTTACCTTCTGCATAATCAGCTAAAAGCTTACGGTTATCACGTTGGTCGCAGTAAAAACCGGATTTCTGTCCTTCGGCAATATTAATATGGTAAGTAATTCCATTTTCCTTAACAGCGATGAAAGTAGCAGGAGCTTCTCCCCAAAGCAGGCCGTTTTCTGCAGTAATTCCTTCATGTGTACGAGCAGTAGCATCACTTCTATCAAAAATCCCTTTTGGCTGTAAGGCTTTAACTAATAAATCGATAATGATAGGTTTTGCCTTTTCAATGCCCGAACTTAAAATTTGAACAGATAAAAAGTCATCATATTTATCTACAATTAAACCAGGTAAAAAATCAGCTTCGCTAAAGATTAAACGATAGGTATTAGTGTTTTTATTTTTTAATAAATGAGATCTTGAAGCAATGGCTTGATTGATTTTTTGAGCATACCAAGCTTCATCAATCATTTGATTTTCATCCCATTCTAATAAACGAACAGCAACACGAGATTGAGCATTAAAATACCCATAAGCTAAAAAATCATTATTCGCACTGCAAACTTTAACAACATCTCCATTTTCTGGAGAACCTTTTATTTTTTCAAGCGCACCAGAAAACACCCAAGGATGACGTTGCAAAACTGCTTTTTCTTTTCCTTTTTTTAACTTAATCTCTACCATAGTGCAAAGGTAATAAAAATAAGGTTGAGGGCTCGAGGGTTGAGAGTGGAAGGTTTTTGAAACCAATCTCAAATCTCACATCGCAATACTCAATACTTTTGTAATTTTACCGAATGGAAGAAATTACTTGGAATGATTTTGAAAAGGTAGAACTAAGAGCAGGAACAATACTCGAAGCTTTCGATTTCCCTGAGGCCAGAAAGCCAGCGTATAAGGTAAAAGTTGATTTTGGTGAGTTTGGAATAAAAATGAGCAGCGCACAAATCACTAAACATTACACCAAGGAAGAATTAATAGGAAAACAAATCATTGGGGTAGTCAACTTCCCTAAAAAGCAAATTGGCAAGTTCATGAGTGAGTTTTTAGTTACAGGTTTAACAGATGAAAACGGCGATATCGTTTTAACATCCGTTGATAAAAGAGTGCCAAATGGAAGTAAGTTAATTTGACTGATCTCCTCTATGAAAATACAACAATATAGCAATGAATCAATTCAACAATAATTAGGCTATGAGTTTCTACAATTTCGAAGAGAAAGAAAATCCAGCAGGTGCTGATGAGCATTTTATGAAACTCGCTTTAAACGAGGCAAAAAAAGCATTTGATAACGATGAAATTCCGATAGGTGCTATTGTCGTTTGTCAGGGCAAAATTATTGGTCGTGGTTATAACTTAACAGAACAATTAAACGATGTAACGGCCCATGCAGAGATGCAAGCTTTTACAGCTGCGGCACAAACATTGGGTGGTAAATACCTTAAAGATTGTACTTTATATGTAACCATAGAGCCTTGTGTAATGTGTGCTGGCGCTAGTTTTTGGACACAAATATCTAGAATTGTTTATGGGGCGAATGAAGATAAACGAGGATTTACTAGAATAAATCAAAACCTTTTGCACCCAAAAACGGTTTTAAAAGGTGGCGTTTTGGCTGAAGAATGCGGTAGGTTGATGACTACATTTTTTCACAATAAACGTAAAGAAATTTGACAAATAAAGGTGTAAAACTTAACCTTTGAAGATTATATTTGTACATTAACATTTTAAAAACTTAAATAATAAACATTATGGCTTTTGAATTACCTGCGTTAGCTTACGCAACAGACGCATTAGAACCACATATCGATAAATTGACTATGGAAATTCACCATGGCAAACACCACCAAGCTTACGTTACCAACTTAAATAAAGCTTTAGAAGGTAAACCTGAGGCAAGTTCAAGCATCGAAGACATCATTAAGAATATTTCAAAATTTCCTGCTGCTGTTCGTAATAATGGCGGTGGTCATTTCAATCACTCTTTATTTTGGACAGTTTTAGGCCCAAACAAAGGTGGCGAGCCAACTGGCGATTTAGCAAAAGCAATTAATGAAGCTTTTGGTTCATTTGCAGACTTCAAAACTAAAATCCAAGATGCTGGAGCAACTCGCTTTGGTTCTGGTTGGGCTTGGCTTTCTGTAGGTGCAGATAAAAAATTAGTTATCTCATCAACTCCAAACCAAGATAATCCGTTAATGGACGTTGCAGAAGTAAAAGGTACTCCAATTTTTGGTGTTGATGTTTGGGAACACGCTTATTACTTAAAATATCAAAACCAACGTCCAGCTTACTTAGCAGCAATTTGGAATGTCGTGAATTGGGATGCTGTAGCCGAACGTTACAAAAAAGCATTATAATACACAAAATGCTAATATTTTAAGGCTTGTGAACACAAATTCACAAGCCTTATTTTTTGAAATAATTTCTTTAAATTTGTGTCATGAGAAGATTGATTTTAATTACGATGTTGATGTTGGGTGGGTTTTTTTCTAGTTGGGCACAGAAAATTCCTACAGCAGAAGAGCTTGCAAAGAAGAACATAGAGGAGATTGATAAAAGATTAAAGCTAACGCCAACTCAAAGAGGTGTAATCTATAATTATATTTTTGATTTGTCTAAACAGCAATTAGCTCTTTATAAAAAACAACAGGCAGGTACTTTTAAGCCAGAAGACGAAACCAATTTCTTTAAATTAAACAATGAAACGAATAACAATATCAAAAGTCTTTTGAAACCCGATCAAGTAATAGAGTATAATAAACTTACCGAAGAGCGATTAAGCGGCGTAGATCCTAATAAGAAAAAGAAAAAACTTAAAAAAGGTGAAGAGGAAGAAAAAGTGGTTGGTATCGAAGGATTAAAATCTGTAGGGAATAACTAAATCCCAATTACGTCTTTCTTTTTCCTATTCTTCATTGTCTTAGGGATAATGGCCAAAATTTCTTCTTTTAGTGCATTTAGCATCCTTTTTTTAATGAAGTTTTTGTGTGTTACCAAGCTAATCTCTCTTACTGGCTCAGGAGATTTAAAATATCGCACTTTATTAAGCTGTTTGGCATTTAAATCAGCCAATGCTAATTCAGGTAATAAGGTTGCTCCATCGTTTACATCCACCATTCTTATTAAAGTTTCCACGCTTCCAGTGTTGTAAGTTAACGATTGTAGACGGTTGTTTTTTGTAGATCTACAAATGTTTAATACTTGAGACCTCATACAATGCCCTTCGTTTAACAACCAAATGTTTTCGTCTTCTAAATCATCAGCATCAATGGCTTTCTTTTTAAAGAGCTTACTGTTTTTACTGATATAACTTACAAAGTTTTCGTAATACATTGGGGTTTCAGAAATGTTTGCGTCCAATAATGGGGTAGCTAAAATCCCACAATCAATTACACCAGTTTTTAAATGGTGAATAATATCTTCGGTTGTGTATTCCCATATCAATAATTTTAAATCTGGGTACTTTTCTAACATAGATGCAATAACCTTGGGTAATAAATAGGGAGCAATTGTAGGTATGATTCCAATTTTTAATTCACCAATAACATCTTGTTGTTGACTGCTAATGATTTCCTTTATTTTTTTATTCTCTTGTAAAACTATGCGGGCTTGAGCTATAATTTGTGCCCCAATCTCAGTTGGAACGATTGGTTGTTTGCTTCTATCGAATATTTTAACATTTAAAAACTCTTCTAGCTTTTGAACTTGCATACTTAATGTTGGCTGCGTTACAAAGCATTTATCTGCTGCACTTACAAAGCTTCTATAAGTGTCTACTGCCACAATATATTCCAGTTGAACTAGTGTCATATAGTTAAAATTTATTAATACTTATAAATATATAAATTTTAACTATGATTAATCTAATTTCAATATGCTGAATTCAAAGGAAATTGAGGTCGAAAAAATCTTATAGTTTGATTCGACCTTTATTTTCCGTATTTCATCGACCTTATAACTGTCCAGATAGATTAAATTTCTTCAAATGTTGGCTAATTAATAAAAAGTTATAACTTTATATATCAATAAGTTAACGACCTCAAACTTTGGATAAGGAATTATCCACATATTTATGAAAAAGAACATTATACTCAGCATTGTAATAATGACTGTTTTGTTTTCTATTCTCCTTTTTAAAATTTCAAAGGCTCAAGATGCTTTTGAGCATAGCTTGAAATTAAAGGTAGATTCATTGATTTCAGAAAGGGCAATATTTTCTATTGCAGATGTAACCTTATTGCCCAATAACAGTACTCATAGTATAATGACGCCTACTGGATGGGTTGGCAATTCTACATATATCTTTGCAATATTAGGTGGTGTTTTTCCTGCAGAATATGTGAAAACTAAAGGCGACTTAATAGGTGCCTTTGGTATCGCATTTGGAAATTCTGATAAATATTTTAGTGTTTCTGCAAGTGTTAATATAACCAGGGTAACAGAATTAAAGGACTTTTCTGGAAATATTATATTAAGCCGAAAGATATTTAAAGCTAGCAGCATTGCAATAGGCGGTATTCAGCTTTTTGCAAACCCAAAAGTTTCAGACGCCCCAGATGGAACTTATTACATTTCATTTAGTCATGCAGTACAAACTGTAAGATCAATTGAAGCGGGTTATTCAGGATTAATTTATACAATTGGTATTGGCAATGGAAGGTTTTTGTATAAAAGTCCTTGGGATATTGCTTCGGGGAAAGGTAAATATGGAACTGGAGTTTTTGCAAATATATCTTATGAAGTTTTGAAAAATGTAAATATCAATGCAGAATGGTCTGGTTTAAACCTTGGGTTTTCAACAGGCGTTCAACCATTAAAAAAATCTCCACTAATAATTGGTTTAGGAGTTTATAATCTCACTAAAAATTCTGGTGATAGGGTCTCGATGATAGGAACCATTGGATACCCATTCTCTTTATCAAAAAACAAATAAAAACTATGAAAAAGCTAATTTTTATTTTCTTACTCTCGTTTACTTTAATAGGTTTCAACGATGCAATGGCTCAAAATGGGAGAAATAATAACTCTGATTTTAAAGTTCCACTGCCAGTTGTAGCGCCGCCATTAAATCCAGATTTTGGTTTTAATATGGTTGTGCCCGCAATGCCCCCTATTAATGTACCAGCAGTCATAACGCCTAGTTTAATAACAGCAAGTTATTTACCTCAAATTCCTTCAGCTCCATTAATGCCAAGAGCTCCTGAATCTAATATGCTTCAATCTTTGCAGGGTGAGGTCACAAAATCTAATTATCCTAAAACCATAAAACTACCTCCATTGGCTTCCATTCCACCCAACCCCCAAGTGAGGCTTGCTCTATATTAAATTTCCGCAAAAATTTAAGATTTTATAATCTCTAACGCATAAGAAATGTTATACAATAAAAAAGGTAAAAACTTGAAGATCTATTTCT encodes the following:
- a CDS encoding tRNA-binding protein, with protein sequence MEEITWNDFEKVELRAGTILEAFDFPEARKPAYKVKVDFGEFGIKMSSAQITKHYTKEELIGKQIIGVVNFPKKQIGKFMSEFLVTGLTDENGDIVLTSVDKRVPNGSKLI
- a CDS encoding nucleoside deaminase — encoded protein: MSFYNFEEKENPAGADEHFMKLALNEAKKAFDNDEIPIGAIVVCQGKIIGRGYNLTEQLNDVTAHAEMQAFTAAAQTLGGKYLKDCTLYVTIEPCVMCAGASFWTQISRIVYGANEDKRGFTRINQNLLHPKTVLKGGVLAEECGRLMTTFFHNKRKEI
- a CDS encoding hydrogen peroxide-inducible genes activator, giving the protein MTLVQLEYIVAVDTYRSFVSAADKCFVTQPTLSMQVQKLEEFLNVKIFDRSKQPIVPTEIGAQIIAQARIVLQENKKIKEIISSQQQDVIGELKIGIIPTIAPYLLPKVIASMLEKYPDLKLLIWEYTTEDIIHHLKTGVIDCGILATPLLDANISETPMYYENFVSYISKNSKLFKKKAIDADDLEDENIWLLNEGHCMRSQVLNICRSTKNNRLQSLTYNTGSVETLIRMVDVNDGATLLPELALADLNAKQLNKVRYFKSPEPVREISLVTHKNFIKKRMLNALKEEILAIIPKTMKNRKKKDVIGI
- a CDS encoding bestrophin family protein, producing MLIVQNIRLSRVLIDTWKVDVIMIISCTAAYFVREYLIAHHFQISTIIPTVLGTAIAFFIGFNNNQAYDRWWEARKIWGAIVNDSRSLTRNLINFVEDEETAHRMVCRHISFIYALKANLRNTVDEIYTKYLTEFDKLEVERHTNKHNAILNIQAMELQKLYKENKIDGFKFMEINEMLVKLTDSMGGCERIKNTIFPTTYSYLTKVFIWLFVVTFTLVISQDMGYWSIFMGWLIGFVFVSTQINGMRLVNPFDNKSSGLPLNHISRTIEINLLQMMGGQDIPEPIKPINDEYIL
- a CDS encoding class I SAM-dependent rRNA methyltransferase; the protein is MVEIKLKKGKEKAVLQRHPWVFSGALEKIKGSPENGDVVKVCSANNDFLAYGYFNAQSRVAVRLLEWDENQMIDEAWYAQKINQAIASRSHLLKNKNTNTYRLIFSEADFLPGLIVDKYDDFLSVQILSSGIEKAKPIIIDLLVKALQPKGIFDRSDATARTHEGITAENGLLWGEAPATFIAVKENGITYHINIAEGQKSGFYCDQRDNRKLLADYAEGKTVLDCFSYSGGFSLNAFKNGANAVTSVDSSALAIETLKQNIELNKFDSKNHIAIQSDVNKQLRAFKEEGKKFDIVVLDPPKYAPSRSALDRAARAYKDLNRLGLLLLESGGLLATFSCSGAVDIETFKQIIAWAALDAGKEVQVIRQFSQPEDHPVRLSFPEGEYLKGLLVRVL
- a CDS encoding superoxide dismutase, producing MAFELPALAYATDALEPHIDKLTMEIHHGKHHQAYVTNLNKALEGKPEASSSIEDIIKNISKFPAAVRNNGGGHFNHSLFWTVLGPNKGGEPTGDLAKAINEAFGSFADFKTKIQDAGATRFGSGWAWLSVGADKKLVISSTPNQDNPLMDVAEVKGTPIFGVDVWEHAYYLKYQNQRPAYLAAIWNVVNWDAVAERYKKAL